GAGCATCGGTCATGGTTGGAACGTCGTTGACGGAGCGTGTAAGGGTTGGTCCGCGGGAAAAGCGTGCGCCATGATAAAACGCGAGGGCGCGACAACGCACGACAAGCGCGGCGAATCATCGTAGCGTGTTGGGCACGATAACTGCTGCAGCTTGCGCAACGTAGAAGAACACGCGGAGCCTTGCAATGGCAGTGTCGAGCGGCACCGGACGACGGATCGCAAAAATCCTTGCATGGCTGCTGGCGGCGCTCGTGATCCTGATCGTCGCGCTCGTCATCTTCATCCTGACCTTCGACTGGAACCGCGCACGGCCTTATATCGACGACAAGGTCAGCCAGGCGATCGGCCGGCCGTTCGCGATCAACGGCGATCTGAAAGTGGGCTTGCGTCATCCTGTCGGCGAAACCGGCTGGCGCGGCTGGGTGCCCTGGCCGCGCTTCTCGGCGGCCAACATCACGATCGGCAATCCCGACTGGACCAAACACCCGCAGTTCGCGACGCTCGACGAAATCGACTTCGAGGTCGAGGTGCTGCCGCTGCTCGCGCACGACATCGTGATTCCGGCGATCAATCTCGTGAATCCGTCGGTCGATGTCGAGCGTCTGCTCGACGGACGCAATAACTGGACCTTCAAGCTGCCGTCCTCGAGCGGACCGTCCGAGTGGAAGCTCGATCTGCACGATATCGCGTTCGCGAAGGGCAATATCGCGCTGTCGGATCAGCAGAAGAAGATCGAGCTGCAGATCGTCGTCGATACACTCGGACAGCCGATCCCGATCGGCGACGCGCTCAAGCAGCAGGAGGCGGCCTCGCGCAGCGCGTCGGCGCAGGCGATCGGCCGCGCGGGCGCGAGCAAGCTGGCCGCGCAGGCCGAGGCGCAGGCGGCCTCGGAGGCGAAGGCGGCTTCCGCCGCGGCGGCTTATGAAGCGGCAGCTCAGGCGTCGGGCGCCTCGGGCGCATCCGCCACGTCAGGCGCGGCCGTGAGTTCCGGCGCGCTCGCGACCAGCGGCGCCGCCGCGCCAGCCGAAACCGCCAGCGGGAGCGCCGCCCCCGCCGCGGCTGTATCGGGGGCGAGCGGCAGCGCAGCTGGCGCCACACGCGCGACGCCGCTTTATGCGATCGCCTGGACCGCCAAGGGCACGTATAACCGCGCGCCGATGTCGGGCAGCGGCAAGCTCGGCGGCGTGCTCGCGCTGCAGGATACGAACCGGCCGTTCCCGGTGCAGGCCGACCTCAAAGCCGGCGACCTGCATATTGCCTTCGTCGGTACGATCACCGATCCGGCGCATCTCGCGGCGCTCGATCTGCGTCTCTGGCTGCAGGGCAACAGCATGGCGCGGCTGTATACGCTGACCGGCGTGACCTTGCCCGAGACCCCGCCGTACGCGACCGAGGGTCATTTGATCGGCCGGTTCAAATCGAGCGGCAACGTGTTCACGTATGAAAACTTTACAGGCCGGGTCGGCGGCAGCGATCTCAATGGTTCGTTGACCTACACTGCGCGCAAGCCGCGTCCGCTGTTGCAGGGGGAACTCGAGTCGCACTTGTTGCAGTTCTCCGATCTCGCGCCGGTGATCGGTGCCGATTCGAACAAGAGCAAGGCGAAGCGCGGCGACGCGGTCGCGCAGCCGAGCAACCGCGCGCTGCCGGTCGAGGAGTTCCGCACCGAGCGCTGGAAGGCGATCGACGCCGACGTCAAGTTCACCGGCCGGCGCATCGTCAAGAACGCGAACCTGCCGATCACGGATCTGTACACGCACGTGGTGATGACCGACGGCGTGCTGTCGCTGGTACCGCTGAAGTTCGGCGTCGCGGGCGGCTCGCTCGCGTCGGACATTCATCTGGATGGCAGCGCGGCGCCGCTCAAAGGCCGCTTCGCGATGTCGGCGCGGCACGTCAAGCTGAAGCAATTGTTCCCGACCTTCAAGACGATGCAGAGCGCGCTGGGCGAGATCAACGGCGATGCGTCGCTGTCGGCGACCGGCAATTCGCCGGCGGCGCTCGCGGCGACCTCGAACGGCGAGTTGAAGGCGCTCGTGACCGAAGGCACCGTGAGCCGTCTGTTGATGGAGGCCGCCGGGCTCAACGTCGCGAACGTCGTCTATGAAAAGCTGTTCGGCACGAACGACGTGAAGATCAACTGCGCGGCCGCCGATTTCGTCGCCACCGACGGCGTGCTCGAAGCACGCGTGTTCGCGCTCGACACCGGCGACGCGGTGATCAACATCGACGGTCACGTGAATCTGCGCGACGAGACCATGGACCTGGGCGTGCATCCGCATACGAAGGGCTTTCGGGTGTTTTCGCTGCGCTCGCCGCTGTACGTGAAGGGCACCTTCAAGGATCCGCACGTCGGCGTCAATGCGGCGGCGCTCGCGTTGCGCGGCGGCGCGGCGGTCGGGCTCGGGCTGATCAATCCGTTCGCGGCGCTGATCCCGCTGCTCGCGCCGAGCAACAACAAGCCGCTGCCGTGTGCGCGATTGCTCGCGCAAGTGCGGCAGGCGCCGAAGGCGCCCCCGCCGGGCGTGAAGCAAGCGCCGAAGGCGCCGATGTCGCTGGAGGGCGCGCCGGTCAACAAGTCTTCAGCCGGTGCGTCGTCGCCCGCCGCGGTGGAGCGCAAGCCCGCGACGCCGTCGCCGGCGAGCGCGGCCGAATACAAGGGCAGCTGATGCGCGTCGATGATGCGATCGTCGAATCACGGCACGATGCCGCGCGATGCACTGCGCGCGGTGGCCGTCGAGCCAGGGTTGGAATGAAGCGAAGAGAACGACCCGTCAGTAACCCTGAACTTCAGGGTGGCTGATCGCCGCTATCTGAGCGAGCGCGGTGTTGCATCACCGGACGCGTCCTGGCGACGCACGCCGCGGCGCGTGCCGATCCGCGTCGCACCGAACTCCGTCAGGATCTTGCTGCGCGCACGGCTCGCGAACACGAGGAAGCCGAAGCCGTCGGCCTCGTACCAGTAGCCGCCGTTCTCGAGACCGTCGAGCGGCTGCTCCAGCGCGTTGGTAATGGATTCGATGCAGCGCCGCCGTAATTCGGCGGGTGCGGGGTAGGGTGGCTGCGCGCCGCGCACACTGCATAGAAGCACGTCGAGTCCGGGCAGCACGTGGGCATAGAGCACCGGTTCGTCCTGCGCGCGAGCCCGCGCGATCTTCGTGTCGAGTTGGCCGAACGGCTTGAAATGCCGCAGAACCGCGAGGAACGACTCGTCGCCGTCCACCTTCGCGCGTCGACGCTTTTTCGGGAAGGACATAAAAATTCGCCTGAAAAAGAATTGCAAGAAACGCTGCGTCCTCATGCGACCACTCCCGGCTTTGGCGCGCCGCACGTCGATCTTTTATAGCATACGACAAGGCCGGATTCACGATGATTCGACGCTGCCGCATCGCCCCACCGCCTTCCGCACGAATCATGCCGAACCGCCTCGCCGCGCGCATTTGCATCCCAGCACACCTGTCTCCATCATAGACGCAGGCGGCGCGGAAAAAACATCCCATCCCAATAAAAAAGTCATTTTTGTGTGGTCGAACGCTTGCTGGCGCGCCGTTGAAATATCCGCCATTCACGTCGATAATGGCCCGTCTGGCCGCGCTGTGCGCGCCTTCGAGGGCGCGACGGGTATGCGCGAGCCCCGCCGTTCGAGTGACAGCCTGATCGCAGCCTGAACGCCCTGACGGAACCATGAAACTATTCACCAAAGGCCTGCTGCTGATCGCGATACCGAGCGCGGTCGAACTCGCGCTGCTCGGGGCCGTCTTCGATTCGCAGCAGCGGACCGCGCAGGCCGCGCGATGGGTCGATAACAGCAAGCAGATCCTCTATCAGTCGTCGGCCATCGTCGATCCGCTGCTGCGCCAGGCCGCGCGCGTGCGCACCGCGATGGTGACGGGCAACGCATCGCTGATCGACCGCCCCGCCGTGTGGATCGACCTGAACGACCGGCTCGCGAAGCTCGATGCGCTCGTCGCCGAAACACCGGGCCAGGCTGAGCGCGTACGCAGCATGCGGCGCGCGATCGACGCATATCGTCAACAAAGTGTCGCGATCTCGCAGGCGTTACGCGAGGGCCGCAGTCTACGCCCCTATATCGCGCTCGAAACCGGCGCGTTGCCGGAGCAGATCGCCGTGTTCCGCGAGGAGCTGGCGCAGTTCGGCGCGGCGGCCTCGGAGCTCGACGCCGAGCGCTCGACCGCGCTTGGCGAGCGGCGCGAGCTTCAGCAGCGTGCGCTGATCGCCGCGGTGTTCGGCTCGATGCTGATCTGGGCGATTACCGCCTTCGTGTTCGCGCGTGGCATCGGCCAGCGCCTCGAAGTGCTGACCGATAACGCCGAGCGGCTAGGCAGCAGCCGTCCGCTCGCGGCGCCGTTGTCGGGCAGCGACGAAATCGCCGCGCTCGACACGGTGCTGCATCAGACCGATGCGCGGCTGCGCGAGGCCGAAGCGGGGCAGCAGGCGTTGAAGACGGAGCTCGAAGCACGCGCGCGCGAGCTGGCATCGGTCAATGAGGCATTGCGCCAGGAAACGCAGGACAACGAGATGTTCATCGATAGCGTGTCGCACGACCTGCGCTCGCCGCTCGTCAATCTGCAGGGGTTTTCGAACGAGCTGCACGTGTCGTGCGACGAACTCGACGGCCTCGTCGGGCAGGCTCGTCTGCCTGCCAACGAACAGCGGCGCATCACGCAGATCCTCGATGGCGACGCGCGCGAGTCGCTGCACTATCTACACACCGCGGTCGCTCGCGCGGCGGCGATCATCGATGCGCTGTTGCGTATCTCGCGCGCGGGACGGCTCGAATACCAGTGGCAGCGGGTCAGCGTCGGGCGCGCGGTGGCGCGCGTCGTCGATGCGCTGCAAGGCACGATCGAGCAGCGCGCGGCGAGCGTCATGGTGCGCGAGCTGCCGCCCGCATGGGGCGATCCGGCGGCGGTCGAACAGATTTTCAGCAACCTGATCGGCAATGCGCTGACTTTCCTCGATCCGGCGCGCCGCGGACGCATCGAGGTCGGCGCGCTCGAGCCCGAACCCGTCGATGAAAGCGAGCCGCGCGCGGTCCGGATGCGCACCTATTACGTCCGCGATAACGGGCTCGGCATTCCGGCCGCGTATCTGTCGAAGGTGTTTCGCGCGTTCCAGCGTCTGCATGGGGACGTCGCGAGCGGCGAGGGCATCGGCCTCGCGGTGGTGCGGCGCACCGTCGAACGGCACGGCGGGCGTGTTTGGGTCGAATCGGCCGAAGGCGCGGGATCGACTTTTTTCGTGGTGCTGCCCGAGCAGCCGGTGCGCCTCTGAGCGAGGCGCATGCCGGCGCGAGAGGGGCCGCTGCCAGCCGACCGGCGGCGCGGATGACGAATCGTTAGCACGGAGAGCTTATGAATCACGCGCAAACGGTCAGCATCGTTCTGATCGAAGACGACGATGGCCACGCGACGCTCGTCGAGCGTAATCTGCGCCGCGCCGGCGTGTCGAACCGCTTCGTGCGCTTTCGCGACGGCCAGCAGGCGCTCGATTACTTCTTCGGCCCCGCGCCCGCGCAGCCGTTGAGCGATGCCGACGGTCGTCCGTATCCGCCGCGCGAGAATCTGGCGAATTTCGTCGTGCTGCTCGATCTGAAGATGCCGCGCGTCGATGGCGTCGAGGTACTGCGGCGGCTGAAGGAAGCCCCCGAGACGGCGGCCGTGCCGGTGATCGTGCTGACCACCACGGACGACCCGCGCGAAATTGCGCGTTGCTACGAGCTCGGTTGCAACGTCTATATCTGCAAACCGGTCGAATATGATGCGTTCATCGAAGCCGTGCGCCGGCTTGGTTTTTTCCTGCAAGTGGTCAAGCTGCCGGCGGGGTATCGGCTCGGCCCGCCCTGAAGCTGTCCGAAAGCCGTTCATGACAACA
Above is a window of Paraburkholderia sprentiae WSM5005 DNA encoding:
- a CDS encoding AsmA family protein, which translates into the protein MAVSSGTGRRIAKILAWLLAALVILIVALVIFILTFDWNRARPYIDDKVSQAIGRPFAINGDLKVGLRHPVGETGWRGWVPWPRFSAANITIGNPDWTKHPQFATLDEIDFEVEVLPLLAHDIVIPAINLVNPSVDVERLLDGRNNWTFKLPSSSGPSEWKLDLHDIAFAKGNIALSDQQKKIELQIVVDTLGQPIPIGDALKQQEAASRSASAQAIGRAGASKLAAQAEAQAASEAKAASAAAAYEAAAQASGASGASATSGAAVSSGALATSGAAAPAETASGSAAPAAAVSGASGSAAGATRATPLYAIAWTAKGTYNRAPMSGSGKLGGVLALQDTNRPFPVQADLKAGDLHIAFVGTITDPAHLAALDLRLWLQGNSMARLYTLTGVTLPETPPYATEGHLIGRFKSSGNVFTYENFTGRVGGSDLNGSLTYTARKPRPLLQGELESHLLQFSDLAPVIGADSNKSKAKRGDAVAQPSNRALPVEEFRTERWKAIDADVKFTGRRIVKNANLPITDLYTHVVMTDGVLSLVPLKFGVAGGSLASDIHLDGSAAPLKGRFAMSARHVKLKQLFPTFKTMQSALGEINGDASLSATGNSPAALAATSNGELKALVTEGTVSRLLMEAAGLNVANVVYEKLFGTNDVKINCAAADFVATDGVLEARVFALDTGDAVINIDGHVNLRDETMDLGVHPHTKGFRVFSLRSPLYVKGTFKDPHVGVNAAALALRGGAAVGLGLINPFAALIPLLAPSNNKPLPCARLLAQVRQAPKAPPPGVKQAPKAPMSLEGAPVNKSSAGASSPAAVERKPATPSPASAAEYKGS
- a CDS encoding sensor histidine kinase, producing MKLFTKGLLLIAIPSAVELALLGAVFDSQQRTAQAARWVDNSKQILYQSSAIVDPLLRQAARVRTAMVTGNASLIDRPAVWIDLNDRLAKLDALVAETPGQAERVRSMRRAIDAYRQQSVAISQALREGRSLRPYIALETGALPEQIAVFREELAQFGAAASELDAERSTALGERRELQQRALIAAVFGSMLIWAITAFVFARGIGQRLEVLTDNAERLGSSRPLAAPLSGSDEIAALDTVLHQTDARLREAEAGQQALKTELEARARELASVNEALRQETQDNEMFIDSVSHDLRSPLVNLQGFSNELHVSCDELDGLVGQARLPANEQRRITQILDGDARESLHYLHTAVARAAAIIDALLRISRAGRLEYQWQRVSVGRAVARVVDALQGTIEQRAASVMVRELPPAWGDPAAVEQIFSNLIGNALTFLDPARRGRIEVGALEPEPVDESEPRAVRMRTYYVRDNGLGIPAAYLSKVFRAFQRLHGDVASGEGIGLAVVRRTVERHGGRVWVESAEGAGSTFFVVLPEQPVRL
- a CDS encoding response regulator: MNHAQTVSIVLIEDDDGHATLVERNLRRAGVSNRFVRFRDGQQALDYFFGPAPAQPLSDADGRPYPPRENLANFVVLLDLKMPRVDGVEVLRRLKEAPETAAVPVIVLTTTDDPREIARCYELGCNVYICKPVEYDAFIEAVRRLGFFLQVVKLPAGYRLGPP